One stretch of Prunus persica cultivar Lovell chromosome G1, Prunus_persica_NCBIv2, whole genome shotgun sequence DNA includes these proteins:
- the LOC18789597 gene encoding transcription factor RF2a, translated as MEGSDETGSVKQRPNSTFGSSSFSVPKPNSHLEIPNFNSAQMGLPMRQSSPSLSPENSKRPGIPPSHPNNHNSMPFSHIMRPQSGSWQLGPQNLSSVPSHTRSLSQPSFFSLNSLPPLSPLPYREPSSSSLSDPNSVDVSMDETVVNSHAPSLRSPVTTDSNAFWAGDGLPPRRGHRRSNSDVPLGFSAVIQSSPQLIPIGRRTSLDGSASGRENLGIGKPVQLVKRGSNGDRDGNKNAEGMDERKSGGEVVDDLFNAYMNLDNIEKMNSSGNDDKDLDSRASGSKTNGGESSDNEVESGLNGNRYNGQRPASGFPSEKREGVKRTASGDVVPNVRHCRSISMDSYMENLNFDDEPLKPLPAGQQSPSASLDGNSGKFSMEFGSGEFNAIELRKIMESEKLAEIAQSDPKRAKRILANRQSAARSKERKMRYIVELEHKVQTLQTEATTLSAQFTKLQRDSVGLTSENNELKFRLQALEQQAQLKDALNEALTGEVQRLKLAAAEIGGEGHLSINQQMLQLQHLNLYQMQQQPQHQSQQHTQQQFMQPQQNRQPSHQQNGNGNAAAAKHESSE; from the exons ATGGAGGGCAGTGATGAAACTGGTAGTGTCAAGCAACGACCCAATTCAACATTTGGTTCATCATCTTTTTCGGTTCCTAAACCAAACAGCCATTTAGAGATACCCAATTTCAATTCAGCTCAAATGGGTTTGCCTATGCGCCAATCATCCCCAAGTTTGAGTCCTGAGAACAGTAAGAGGCCTGGTATACCTCCTTCACACCCCAATAACCACAATTCAATGCCTTTTTCGCATATCATGAGGCCTCAATCGGGTTCTTGGCAACTGGGTCCTCAGAATTTGAGCTCAGTGCCCTCCCATACAAGATCCTTATCTCAACCTTCGTTTTTCTCACTTAATTCTTTGCCCCCATTGAGCCCTTTGCCTTACCGCGAGCCCTCGTCTTCTTCACTCTCTGACCCAAATTCCGTTGATGTTTCTATGGATGAAACTGTTGTTAATTCTCATGCCCCGTCGCTTCGTTCTCCAGTTACTACTGACAGCAACGCATTTTGGGCTGGTGATGGCCTTCCCCCTCGCAGAGGTCACAGGCGCTCTAACAGTGATGTCCCATTAGGATTCTCAGCTGTCATTCAGTCTTCACCTCAGCTGATTCCCATTGGGCGTAGAACAAGTTTGGATGGATCAGCTTCTGGAAGAGAAAATTTGGGGATTGGCAAGCCAGTTCAGTTGGTGAAACGGGGATCAAATGGGGATAGGGATGGTAACAAAAATGCTGAGGGAATGGATGAGAGAAAATCAGGGGGAGAGGTTGTGGATGACTTGTTTAATGCATACATGAATTTGGACAACATTGAGAAAATGAACTCGTCTGGTAATGACGATAAGGATTTGGATAGCAGAGCCAGCGGCTCAAAGACAAATGGGGGTGAGAGTAGTGATAATGAAGTGGAAAGTGGTCTAAATGGAAATCGTTACAACGGGCAGAGGCCAGCTTCTGGTTTTCCGAGTGAGAAGAGGGAAGGAGTCAAGAGGACTGCTAGTGGAGATGTTGTACCAAATGTCCGACACTGTAGGAGCATTTCCATGGATAGTTATatggaaaatttgaatttcgatGATGAACCACTGAAGCCCCTGCCGGCAGGCCAACAATCACCTTCCGCTTCCCTAGATGGTAACTCAGGTAAGTTCAGCATGGAGTTTGGAAGTGGTGAGTTCAATGCAATTGAGCTGAGAAAGATAATGGAAAGTGAGAAACTTGCCGAGATAGCCCAATCAGACCCCAAGCGTGCAAAGAG GATTTTGGCGAACCGTCAGTCAGCTGCGCGTTCTAAGGAGAGGAAGATGCGATACATTGTAGAATTGGAACACAAAGTGCAAACACTGCAGACAGAGGCAACCACTTTGTCTGCTCAGTTTACCAAGTTGCAG AGAGACTCTGTGGGTCTTACTAGTGAGAACAATGAGTTGAAATTTCGTCTTCAAGCTTTGGAGCAACAGGCCCAACTTAAAGATG CTTTAAATGAGGCCTTGACTGGAGAAGTCCAGCGGCTAAAGCTTGCTGCTGCAGAGATCGGTGGAGAAGGGCACCTTTCAATTAATCAACAAATGCTCCAACTACAGCATCTCAACCTTTATCAAATGCAACAGCAGCCACAACACCAGTCTCAACAGCACACACAACAGCAGTTCATGCAGCCTCAGCAAAACAGACAACCTTCCCATCAGCAGAATGGCAATGGaaatgctgctgctgctaagCACGAGTCAAGCGAATAG
- the LOC18789018 gene encoding uncharacterized protein LOC18789018 isoform X1 — protein MEGNNKKGYAWAISAGLNAALAAVSAKLITPQIVRYGLVILFNATMWGCYVNSLKALSSLQATVTNFAANFLSSGLAGYFLFQEPLSFQWFAGALLIVVGSFVLSKSSIEKKAHTH, from the exons ATGGAGGGTAACAACAAGAAGGGGTACGCGTGGGCAATCTCAGCCGGCCTGAACGCCGCTCTGGCTGCCGTTTCGGCGAAGCTCATCACTCCTCAG ATTGTTAGGTATGGTTTGGTGATATTGTTCAATGCGACAATGTGGGGATGTTATGTGAACAGCCTGAAAGCTCTGTCTTCTCTGCAAGCTACTGTCACAAATTTTGCTGCAAACTTCCTGTCTTCTGGTCTAGCTGGATACTTTTTGTTCCAAGAACCGTTATCTTTTCAG TGGTTTGCAGGTGCCCTGCTCATTGTAGTTGGTTCATTCGTACTTAGTAAGTCAAGTATTGAGAAGAAGGCCCATACGCATTAA
- the LOC18789018 gene encoding uncharacterized protein LOC18789018 isoform X2, whose protein sequence is MEGNNKKGYAWAISAGLNAALAAVSAKLITPQIVRYGLVILFNATMWGCYVNSLKALSSLQATVTNFAANFLSSGLAGYFLFQEPLSFQVPCSL, encoded by the exons ATGGAGGGTAACAACAAGAAGGGGTACGCGTGGGCAATCTCAGCCGGCCTGAACGCCGCTCTGGCTGCCGTTTCGGCGAAGCTCATCACTCCTCAG ATTGTTAGGTATGGTTTGGTGATATTGTTCAATGCGACAATGTGGGGATGTTATGTGAACAGCCTGAAAGCTCTGTCTTCTCTGCAAGCTACTGTCACAAATTTTGCTGCAAACTTCCTGTCTTCTGGTCTAGCTGGATACTTTTTGTTCCAAGAACCGTTATCTTTTCAG GTGCCCTGCTCATTGTAG
- the LOC18788329 gene encoding protein BASIC PENTACYSTEINE6 — protein sequence MDDSGHRENGRIKAEQYKAAQGQWLMQHQPSMKQIMAIMGERDAAIQERNLAFSEKKAALQERDMAFLQRDAAIAERNTAIMERDNAIANLQYRENSLNNGNVSSCPPGCQISRGVKHMHHPQQHVHHPPHMNEASYGTRDMHTSDSVPMPPDASLPTKSRQPKRPREPKTMAPNKKTSKSPRKVKRESEDLNKMTFDKLHEWKGSQDMGGGGDDVNKHLVVSKSDWKCQDLGLNQVAYDESTMPAPVCSCTGILRQCYKWGNGGWQSSCCTTTMSMYPLPAVPNKRHARVGGRKMSGSAFNKLLSRLAAEGHDLSNPVDLKDNWAKHGTNRYITIK from the exons ATGGATGATAGTGGGCATCGTGAAAATGGAAGAATCAAAGCAGAGCAGTATAAAGCAGCTCAGGGTCAG TGGTTGATGCAACATCAGCCATCAATGAAACAGATAATGGCCATAATGGGTGAAAGAGATGCAGCTATTCAAGAAAGAAATTTGGCATTTTCTGAGAAAAAAGCTGCCCTTCAAGAGCGAGACATGGCATTCCTGCAGCGAGATGCCGCAATTGCAGAACGGAATACTGCCATTATGGAACGAGACAATGCCATTGCAAATCTTCAGTACCGGGAAAACTCCTTGAATAATGGTAATGTATCTTCTTGTCCACCAGGATGCCAAATTTCACGTGGGGTCAAACATATGCACCACCCGCAGCAGCATGTGCATCATCCTCCTCACATGAATGAAGCTTCTTATGGTACAAGGGATATGCACACGAGCGATTCCGTCCCAATGCCACCTGATGCTTCTTTGCCTACAAAGTCACGACAGCCCAAACGACCTAGGGAACCCAAGACAATGGCACcaaataagaaaacctcaaaatcTCCCAGGAAAGTGAAGAGGGAGAGTGAGGATTTAAATAAGATGACATTTGATAAATTACACGAGTGGAAGGGCAGTCAGGATATGGGTGGCGGAGGTGATGATGTTAACAAACACTTGGTTGTGTCAAAGTCTGATTGGAAATGTCAGGACCTGGGATTGAATCAGGTTGCATATGATGAGTCAACCATGCCAGCACCGGTGTGCTCATGCACCGGTATCCTGAGGCAGTGCTACAAGTGGGGGAATGGGGGTTGGCAATCCTCATGTTGCACTACTACAATGTCAATGTACCCATTGCCGGCAGTGCCCAATAAGCGACATGCCCGAGTAGGTGGCCGAAAGATGAGCGGCAGTGCCTTCAACAAGCTACTTAGCCGGCTTGCAGCTGAAGGCCATGATCTGTCAAACCCAGTTGATCTCAAGGATAACTGGGCCAAGCATGGAACAAATCGCTACATCACAATCAAGTAG
- the LOC18794008 gene encoding histone H3.3 → MARTKQTARKSTGGKAPRKQLATKAARKSAPTTGGVKKPHRYRPGTVALREIRKYQKSTELLIRKLPFQRLVREIAQDFKTDLRFQSHAVLALQEAAEAYLVGLFEDTNLCAIHAKRVTIMPKDIQLARRIRGERA, encoded by the exons ATGGCTCGTACCAAACAGACTGCTCGCAAATCAACCGGTGGTAAGGCTCCGAGGAAACAACTCGCCACCAAG gCTGCTAGGAAATCAGCACCAACAACTGGTGGAGTCAAGAAGCCTCACCGTTACCGCCCTGGAACCGTTGCTCTTCG TGAAATTCGCAAGTACCAGAAGAGTACTGAGCTTCTGATCCGCAAGCTGCCTTTCCAACGCCTGGTTCGTGAAATCGCTCAAGACTTCAAGACCGACCTCAGGTTTCAGAGTCATGCTGTGCTTGCGCTTCAGGAAGCTGCAGAGGCCTACTTGGTGGGTCTGTTCGAGGACACCAACCTGTGCGCCATCCATGCCAAGAGGGTGACAATCATGCCCAAGGACATTCAGCTTGCTAGGCGCATCCGTGGCGAACGTGCTTAA